The proteins below are encoded in one region of Colletotrichum lupini chromosome 5, complete sequence:
- a CDS encoding alpha-galactosidase 2 produces the protein MGFSLRRLAVAASASVFTGRVLAQNGSAAGIVVDGKSFALNGDHSSYRFHVDELTGDLLSDHFGGSATESMEMLAPEINGWVDMIGRVRREYPDLGRGDFRVPAVQIHQSEGYTVSDLQYRSHRVTAGKPGLPGLPATFGTDDEVSTLVVSLYDNYSSIAVDLSYSIFPKYDAIVRSVNITNEGEGNITIAKAASLSVDLPFEDLEMIELRGDWAREAMRVRRKVGYGTQGFGSTTGYSSHLHNPFLALVSPDTTESQGEAWGFSLVYTGSFSVDVEKGSQGFTRAMLGFNPYQLSWPLGPGETITTPEVVAVYSDAGVGGVSRKFHRLYRNHLMRGQFVDQTRPALLNSWEGLYFDYNESTVYDLAQEAAQLGVKLFVLDDGWFGQEYPRLNDTAGLGDWEVNAQRFPDGLPALVNKVTNLEVTNTTDKLQFGLWFEPEMVNPNSTLYHEHPDWALHAGNYPRTIRRNQLVLNVALPEVQEFIIDSVSKILSSAPISYVKWDNNRGFHETPVPGIGHSYMLGIYHVFEVLTSRFPDVLWEGCASGGGRFDPGVLHYFPQIWTSDNTDALDRISIQFGTSLAYPLSAMGAHVSAVPNHLTGRTIPIKFRAHVAMMGGSFGLELNPAVISAEDKVQIPELLALGEMVNPIVIGGDLWRLSLPEESNWPAAMVISEDGSQGVLFYFQVRALYNHALPRLKLQGLDPTAKYSLDNNGTYSGATLMSTGVQYAFDGDYDSRVVLISKV, from the exons ATGGGCTTCTCGTTGAGACGTCTAGCCGTTGCTGCCTCCGCATCAGTCTTCACTGGTCGCGTGTTGGCACAAAATGGCTCAGCCGCAG GCATTGTCGTTGATGGCAAGTCTTTTGCCCTCAATGGCGACCATTCCTCATACCGCTTTCATGTGGATGAGTTGACTGGTGACCTATTGTCTGACCACTTTGGAGGGTCGGCTACGGAGAGCATGGAAATGCTCGCCCCGGAAATCAATGGCTGGGTTGACATGATCGGCCGGGTTAGACGAGAGTACCCCGACCTTGGACGTGGAGACTTCCGTGTCCCCGCAGTACAAATTCACCAGTCTGAGGGATACACGGTCAGCGATCTCCAATATCGATCCCACAGAGTCACGGCAGGAAAGCCTGGCTTGCCGGGTCTTCCGGCGACATTTGGAACCGACGATGAGGTCTCTACTCTGGTTGTTTCTCTGTACGACAACTACAGCTCCATTGCCGTCGATCTTTCGTACTCAATCTTCCCCAAGTATGATGCCATTGTCCGAAGCGTCAACATCACCAACGAGGGGGAGGGCAACATCACCATCGCCAAGGCCGCAAGTCTCAGCGTTGACTTGCCATTCGAGGACCTTGAGATGATCGAATTGAGAGGCGACTGGGCTCGCGAAGCCATGAGAGTTCGGAGGAAGGTTGGCTACGGCACGCAGGG CTTCGGAAGCACAACTGGGTACTCATCCCATCTTCACAACCCATTCTTGGCCCTCGTCTCTCCAGACACTACCGAGTCCCAAGGCGAGGCATGGGGATTCTCTCTTGTCTACACAGGCTCGTTCTCCGTTGACGTGGAGAAAGGATCCCAAGGGTTTACCCGTGCCATGCTCGGTTTCAATCCTTACCAGCTCTCGTGGCCTCTTGGCCCGGGAGAGACCATCACTACTCCTGAGGTTGTCGCTGTATACTCGGATGCTGGTGTCGGTGGCGTATCCCGGAAGTTCCACCGGCTCTACCGCAACCACCTCATGAGAGGCCAATTCGTCGACCAGACTCGTCCAGCATTGCTCAACAGCTGGGAGGGTCTCTACTTTGACTACAATGAGAGCACCGTTTACGATCTGGCACAAGAAGCGGCGCAACTCGGTGTTAAGCTCTTTGTTCTGGACGATGGATGGTTTGGTCAAGAGTACCCCCGACTGAACGACACAGCCGGTTTAGGAGACTGGGAAGTCAACGCGCAGCGTTTCCCCGATGGCCTCCCAGCTCTCGTCAATAAGGTCACCAACCTTGAGGTCACGAACACGACAGATAAGCTTCAGTTCGGCCTCTGGTTTGAGCCAGAGATGGTAAACCCCAACTCTACTCTTTACCATGAGCACCCTGACTGGGCTCTCCATGCCGGCAACTACCCTCGAACAATCAGGAGGAACCAGCTTGTGCTTAACGTGGCGCTCCCAGAGGTGCAGGAGTTCATCATTGACTCCGTCTCCAAAATCCTCTCCAGCGCCCCCATCTCTTACGTCAAGTGGGACAACAACAGAGGCTTCCACGAGACCCCCGTCCCAGGCATCGGCCACTCATACATGTTGGGCATCTACCACGTCTTTGAGGTCCTCACCTCGCGATTCCCAGATGTGCTCTGGGAAGGCTGCGCATCCGGAGGCGGTCGCTTCGACCCTGGCGTCCTTCACTACTTCCCTCAAATCTGGACATCTGACAACACCGACGCCCTGGACCGCATCTCCATTCAGTTTGGAACTTCCCTGGCGTACCCCCTCTCTGCCATGGGTGCCCACGTCTCCGCGGTGCCCAACCATCTCACTGGCCGCACGATTCCAATCAAGTTCCGTGCTCATGTCGCCATGATGGGCGGATCCTTTGGCCTCGAGCTGAACCCAGCCGTGATCTCCGCTGAGGATAAGGTGCAGATCCCCGAGCTATTGGCCTTGGGCGAGATGGTCAACCCCATTGTAATTGGAGGTGATCTGTGGCGTCTCAGTCTGCCAGAGGAGTCCAACTGGCCGGCTGCCATGGTCATCTCGGAGGACGGGTCACAAGGCGTGCTGTTCTACTTCCAGGTGCGCGCGCTATACAACCACGCCCTACCGCGGCTTAAACTTCAAGGACTGGACCCGACGGCCAAGTACTCTCTGGATAACAACGGCACTTATTCTGGTGCTACGCTGATGAGTACGGGTGTGCAGTACGCCTTTGATGGTGACTACGACAGCCGTGTTGTGCTGATTTCGAAGGTATGA